In Oryza sativa Japonica Group chromosome 2, ASM3414082v1, the following are encoded in one genomic region:
- the LOC9267563 gene encoding uncharacterized protein produces the protein MNSMLLRPLPSAGASGGRGSPGRGRVVGSAVSFGGRGRWRRGVAVVAAGAGAEASWMEEAGVAVLEEGVRRNPAVSDSYRPPGMPRPNATVLEAQARVCTGPEQTRPLGEEQAMRVLDTILRSGMGELKDEPVSSAQLGAFFAGMTIRANSFPEATQWSEGERRAMSLFWPRLVNVLPPEVKFIADPEGTIMGANGLTGPRYVGQSTAEMRLVSALREVLAGGHLGYEEVQGVLKDVLPVELASANSTMVNEALLAAFLIGQRMNRETDRELKGYCLAFDDELGPTPVADVKSLTHYGEPYDGNTRFFRSTLFVAAVRACYGEACLLHGVEWMPPKGGITEGQMLKFMGANTHLSTLQAKTLLEDENTGFAYLGLQEACPPLYSIIGLREHIKKRPPLATSEKVQQFVRARGRESMVAGFYHVGYEDPLLMLMRRRTVHAGLVVKGEEGALSMTTKERSAHASKGLPVNHCSGFRIPNSTDFSETDGISREGFSVIVNAQELGFESTETPRTDRSVLKNLELGLAALSGEKGPAYDRIVLNAAMVDHLLGCTGAEDIKSALDRAREAIDSGKALSRLMNYIKISHKVS, from the exons ATGAACTCGATGCTGCTCAGGCCGCTCCCGAGCGCGGGGGCGAGCGGTGGTCGGGGCTCGCCGGGGAGGGGGCGGGTGGTTGGCTCGGCGGTGAGTTTCGGCGGGCGCgggagatggcggcgcggggtggcggtggtggcggcgggggcgggggcggaggcgtcGTGGATGGAGGAGGCGGGGGTGGCGGTGCTGGAGGAGGGGGTGAGGCGGAACCCGGCGGTGTCGGACTCGTACCGGCCGCCGGGGATGCCGCGGCCGAACGCGACGGTGCTGGAGGCGCAGGCGCGGGTGTGCACGGGGCCCGAGCAGACGCGCCCGCTcggggaggagcaggccatgcgCGTCCTCGACACCATCCTCCGCTCCG GAATGGGAGAACTCAAAGATGAGCCAGTATCCAGTGCACAACTGGGTGCATTCTTCGCTGGCATGACAATAAGAGCTAATTCCTTTCCAGAAGCCACCCAATGGAGTGAGGGTGAGCGTCGTGCCATGAGCTTATTTTGGCCACGGCTTGTCAATGTTCTTCCCCCCGAGGTGAAATTTATAGCAGATCCGGAAGGAACAATCATGGGAGCAAATGGTTTAACTGGACCTCGGTATGTTGGTCAAAGCACTGCAGAGATGAGACTTGTCAGTGCTTTGAGAGAAGTTCTTGCTGGTGGCCATTTGGGTTATGAGGAAGTTCAGGGTGTACTAAAGGATGTTCTACCAGTTGAATTAGCCAGTGCAAATTCAACTATGGTTAATGAAGCACTGCTGGCAGCATTTCTTATTGGACAGCGGATGAATAGGGAGACTGATCGCGAGCTCAAAGGATATTGTCTAGCCTTTGATGATGAATTAG GTCCAACTCCAGTTGCTGATGTCAAATCATTGACACACTATGGTGAGCCCTATGATGGAAATACACGCTTTTTCAGGAGTACTCTGTTTGTTGCAGCTGTTAGAGCCTGCTATGGTGAGGCTTGTCTCCTCCATGGTGTTGAGTGGATGCCACCCAAG GGAGGCATAACAGAAGGTCAGATGCTTAAATTCATGGGTGCAAACACACATTTGTCCACATTACAGGCCAAAACACTACTGGAG GATGAGAATACCGGCTTTGCATATTTGGGTCTCCAAGAAGCTTGCCCACCATT ATATTCGATTATTGGGCTTAGGGAGCATATTAAGAAACGGCCACCGCTAGCTACCTCTGAGAAAGTTCAGCAATTTGTGAGA GCGCGAGGAAGAGAATCAATGGTTGCTGGATTTTATCATGTGGGCTATGAAGATCCATTGCTTATGCTCATGAGGAGGAGAACTGTTCATGCTGGACTAGTTGTAAAG GGTGAGGAGGGTGCGCTTTCTATGACAACCAAAGAAAGATCTGCTCATGCATCAAAAGGACTTCCAGTGAACCATTGCTCAGGGTTCCGGATACCAAACAGCACAGATTTCTCCGAGACTGATG GCATTTCTAGAGAGGGCTTCAGTGTCATTGTGAATGCTCAGGAACTTGGTTTTGAATCCACTGAGACTCCACGAACTGATAGATCA GTCCTGAAAAACTTGGAGTTGGGTTTGGCAGCGCTGAGTGGGGAGAAAGGACCAGCCTATGACAGAATAGTCCTAAATGCTGCCATGGTTGACCACCTCTTAGGCTGCACTGGAGCTGAGGATATCAAGTCCGCACTTGACAGGGCAAGAGAAGCCATTGACAGCGGTAAAGCCCTGAGCAGGCTCATGAATTACATAAAAATCTCGCACAAAGTGTCCTAG